One Oncorhynchus nerka isolate Pitt River linkage group LG5, Oner_Uvic_2.0, whole genome shotgun sequence genomic window carries:
- the LOC115116814 gene encoding zinc finger protein ubi-d4-like: MAAAVDSVVLGEQYYKDAMEQCHSYNARLCAERSILMPFIDSQTGVAQSNCYIWMEKRHRSAGMAPGQLYSYPSRRWRKKRRSHPPEDPRLAFPPVKSAELELGLKRDAVGAVDGSSLEALLKGEPLERRGPPDPRAPEDNPATPEPVAAMVSSHTSSGRIRKRVLDHDDYLDDLDDEDFEDETPKRRGKGKSKGRGVGNGKKKLEAAAAALEEQDKPYACDICGKRYKNRPGLSYHYTHSHLAEEEGEDREEIESPPPRRQPEAHKTPKKGPNGLALPNDYCDFCLGDSAHNQKTGQSEELVSCSDCGRSGHPSCLQFTDVMMAAVKTYRWQCIECKCCNVCGTSENDDQLLFCDDCDRGYHMYCLNPPMTEPPEGSWSCHLCLVLLKDKASIYKQQSPTTEDE; this comes from the exons ATGGCGGCGGccgtagatagtgttgt GCTCGGTGAGCAGTACTATAAGGATGCTATGGAACAGTGCCACAGCTATAATGCTCGTCTGTGTGCTGAGAGGAGCATCCTTATGCCTTTCATTGACTCTCAGACAGGTGTTGCTCAAAGCAACTGCTATATTTGGATGGAGAAGAGACACAGGAGTGCAG GCATGGCTCCTGGGCAGCTGTATAGCTATCCGTCTCGACGCTGGAGGAAGAAACGACGGTCCCACCCTCCCGAGGACCCCCGTTTGGCCTTCCCCCCTGTCAAATCAG cGGAGCTGGAGCTGGGTCTGAAACGGGATGCCGTGGGAGCGGTGGATGGCAGCAGCCTGGAGGCCTTGCTGAAGGGGGAGCCCCTGGAGAGGAGGGGTCCACCGGACCCCCGGGCCCCGGAAGACAACCCAGCCACACCTGAACCTGTGGCTGCCATGGTCTCCAGCCACACCTCCTCTGGACGCATCCGCAAG AGGGTTCTGGACCACGATGACTACCTGGATGATCTGGATGATGAGGACTTTGAGGATGAGACCCCCAAGAGACGAGGGAAGGGCAAGTCCAAGGGTCGTGGAGTGGGAAATGGAAAGAAGAAACTGGAGGCAGCCGCTGCAGCCTTGGAGGAGCAGGACAAACCATACGCCTGTGACA tCTGTGGGAAGCGCTACAAGAACCGTCCGGGCCTGAGCTACCACTACACACACTCCCATCTGgcggaggaagagggggaggacagagaggagatagagtCCCCTCCCCCCCGGCGCCAGCCTGAGGCGCACAAGA CCCCTAAGAAAGGCCCTAACGGTCTGGCCCTGCCCAACGACTACTGCGACTTCTGTCTGGGAGACTCTGCCCACAACCAGAAGACCGGCCAGTCAGAGGAGCTAGTGTCCTGCTCAGACTGCGGACGCTCTG GTCACCCGTCCTGCCTGCAGTTCACAGATGTGATGATGGCAGCTGTGAAGACGTACCGCTGGCAGTGTATCGAGTGCAAGTGCTGCAATGTCTGTGGTACCTCAGAGAACGAC gACCAGCTGCTGTTCTGTGATGACTGTGATCGAGGATACCACATGTACTGCCTCAACCCTCCTATGACTGAGCCCCCAGAAG gtagTTGGAGTTGTCACCTTTGCCTGGTGCTGCTTAAGGACAAGGCATCCATATACAAGCAGCAGAGCCCCACCACAGAGGATGAATAG
- the trpt1 gene encoding tRNA 2'-phosphotransferase 1 isoform X2, with protein sequence MDRGGRGRGGRGRRGNRVEDKDVRLSKSLSFALRHGANQMGLHMNPDGFLFVEDLLAHAQFHAFSLEDVERVVATNDKQRFKLRPHPEDGRLQIRANQGHSVQVCDLDLKALQPGSPDCPREGIHGSYLRLWPSIRSEGLSRMNRTHIHLALGLPGEDGGISGMRRDCDLAIFIDVPKALSEGIQFFWSENGVLLTPGDTEGKLLPRYFSRALKLRPTQSILPLE encoded by the exons ATGGACCGTGGAGGAAGAGGACGTGGAGGAAGGGGGAGGCGAGGTAATCGTGTAGAg GACAAGGATGTCCGCCTCTCCAAGTCTTTGTCCTTTGCCCTGCGCCATGGAGCCAATCAAATGGGACTTCACATGAATCCTG ATGGCTTCCTATTTGTGGAGGACCTACTGGCTCATGCACAGTTCCACGCCTTCTCATTGGAGGATGTGGAGAGAGTTGTGGCCACCAATGACAAGCAGCGATTCAAGCTCCGCCCTCACCCTGAGGACGGACGGCTGCAGATCCGAGCCAATCAGGGACACTCTGTGCAG GTGTGTGATCTGGACCTGAAGGCTTTACAGCCTGGTTCTCCTGATTGTCCCAGGGAGGGAATCCATGGCTCCTATCTCCGCCTCTGGCCCTCCATCCGCTCCGAGGGCCTCAGCCGCATGAACAGAACACACATACACCTGGCCCTGGGCCTACCGGGGGAGGACGGGGGCATCAGCG GCATGAGGAGAGACTGTGACTTGGCCATATTCATTGACGTCCCCAAAGCATTGTCTG AGGGTATCCAGTTCTTCTGGTCGGAGAACGGTGTATTGCTGACACCTGGGGACACTGAGGGGAAACTACTTCCCCGATACTTCAGCCGTGCCCTAAAACTAAGACCCACAC AGAGTATTCTGCCACTGGAGTAG
- the LOC115116816 gene encoding LOW QUALITY PROTEIN: zinc finger and BTB domain-containing protein 3-like (The sequence of the model RefSeq protein was modified relative to this genomic sequence to represent the inferred CDS: inserted 1 base in 1 codon), protein MEFPQHSLQLLSGLRSQRQRRFLCDCTVLVGSSRFLAHRAVLASCSPFFHMFYSDPPGSAGAGGASSVTLDGDIVTAAAFGLLLDFMYEGVLRLETPPPAEDVLAAASFLHMNEVVRVCKRRLQHRPPPAEADSTRPEESGVAAVGGSGPGVGMATGAAKAVAVAMSVSQSASMALQRSQLGSSTRSERRVEVPAHAPLSPDMADTTQPGMDHALTHVGELVTLSSGPSLRLGGLSQGEGQGGSALCSPCSSTESYSHSSHQRQPSSSAASPVVPVTQTDGSSSMVGILTQSDHSSSSSPEHDSHNPVSDNKSIVITPGMQCQQHGLSINTHPQIRIQHSLSLHLNSPPNLNLVTHQGQTSTLSRPEGLQHGGXERESREVSEHSNMGTVGVEEPLAGRGEVEQEDGVKVKVEAIVISDEEFEEMEGVVMRRGIEGRERGMMMEVEDRNDFDDDNHRDELNNPHFLPFHPHHALLQMTHSHPSEPLSFPLSPSGTTSSDAPPFPSSLFPSVGQHSDQPVYFQDSMGNYVEDVPTCSVCGKTFSCAYTLRRHAIVHTRERPYECRYCYRSYTQSGDLYRHIRKAHDSSLPAKRSKGDTEEGQPPHS, encoded by the exons ATGGAGTTCCCCCAACACTCCCTGCAGCTTCTATCAGGTCTGCGTTCTCAGCGTCAGCGTAGGTTCCTGTGCGACTGCACCGTCCTTGTGGGTTCCTCCCGTTTCCTGGCCCACCGGGCTGTCCTGGCCTCCTGCTCTCCATTCTTCCACATGTTCTACTCCGATCCCCCTGGGTCCGCTGGTGCTGGCGGGGCCAGCTCAGTCACGCTGGACGGGGATATTGTGACAGCAGCGGCATTCGGTCTGTTGTTAGACTTCATGTATGAAGGCGTGCTGAGGTTGGAGACCCCTCCCCCAGCAGAGGACGTGCTGGCGGCGGCGAGCTTTCTCCACATGAACGAGGTGGTCCGGGTGTGTAAGAGACGGTTACAGCACCGACCACCACCGGCTGAGGCAGACAGCACGCGCCCGGAGGAGAGTGGAGTGGCAGCAGTGGGCGGTAGTGGACCCGGGGTTGGCATGGCAACAGGAGCTGCCAAAGCGGTGGCTGTGGCAATGTCAGTGTCTCAGTCTGCATCAATGGCGTTGCAGAGAAGCCAGTTGGGCTCTTCTacaaggtcagagaggagagtggaggttcCGGCGCACGCTCCTCTGAGTCCGGACATGGCCGACACCACCCAGCCTGGCATGGACCACGCTCTTACTCATGTGGGTGAGCTGGTTACCCTCTCCTCCGGTCCCTCTCTCCGACTGGGGGGTCTGAGTCAGGGAGAGGGTCAGGGAGGCTCGGCCCTCTGCAGCCCCTGCAGCTCCACAGAGTCATACAGTCACAGTAGCCACCAGCGCCAGCCCTCTTCATCAGCGGCATCACCAGTGGTACCTGTGACCCAGACTGATGGCTCCAGCTCCATGGTGGGAATACTGACCCAGTCTGACCACAGCAGCTCCTCCAGTCCAGAACATGACAGCCATAACCCTGTCTCTGACAACAAGAGCATAGTCATCACACCAGGCATGCAATGCCAGCAGCATGGTCTCAGTATCAACACACACCCTCAGATTAGAATACAGCATTCACTGTCACTACACCTCAACTCACCTCCCAACCTGAACCTTGTAACCCATCAGGGCCAAACCTCGACCCTGTCCAGGCCTGAAGGGCTGCAGCATgggg cagagagggagagcagggaggttAGTGAACACTCTAACATGGGGACTGTGGGAGTGGAGGAGCCcctggcagggagaggagaagtggagcagGAGGATGGGGTGAAGGTAAAGGTGGAAGCCATAGTGATCTCAGATGAGGAGTTTGAGGAGATGGAAGGAGTGGTgatgaggagaggaatagaggggagagaacgagggatgatgatggaggtagaggacaggaATGACTTTGATGATGATAACCACAGAGATGAACTGAATAACCCCCACTTCCTCCCTTTTCACCCCCACCATGCCTTACTCCAGATGACCCACTCCCACCCCTCTgagcctctctccttccccctctccccctccggcACCACCTCCTCTGAtgctcccccttttccctcctccctcttcccctctgtgGGCCAACATTCTGACCAGCCCGTCTACTTCCAGGATTCCATGGGGAACTACGTTGAGGACGTCCCCACGTGCAGCGTCTGCGGGAAGACGTTCTCGTGCGCGTATACCCTGAGGCGACACGCCATTGTGCACACGCGTGAGCGCCCCTACGAGTGCCGCTACTGTTACCGTAGCTACACGCAGTCAGGTGACCTGTACCGCCACATTAGGAAGGCTCATGACTCCAGCCTGCCAGCCAAACGCAGTAAGGGAGACACTGAGGAGGGCCAGCCTCCACACAGCTAG
- the trpt1 gene encoding tRNA 2'-phosphotransferase 1 isoform X1: MDRGGRGRGGRGRRGNRVEDKDVRLSKSLSFALRHGANQMGLHMNPDGFLFVEDLLAHAQFHAFSLEDVERVVATNDKQRFKLRPHPEDGRLQIRANQGHSVQVCDLDLKALQPGSPDCPREGIHGSYLRLWPSIRSEGLSRMNRTHIHLALGLPGEDGGISGMRRDCDLAIFIDVPKALSEGIQFFWSENGVLLTPGDTEGKLLPRYFSRALKLRPTREYPTHDTHS; this comes from the exons ATGGACCGTGGAGGAAGAGGACGTGGAGGAAGGGGGAGGCGAGGTAATCGTGTAGAg GACAAGGATGTCCGCCTCTCCAAGTCTTTGTCCTTTGCCCTGCGCCATGGAGCCAATCAAATGGGACTTCACATGAATCCTG ATGGCTTCCTATTTGTGGAGGACCTACTGGCTCATGCACAGTTCCACGCCTTCTCATTGGAGGATGTGGAGAGAGTTGTGGCCACCAATGACAAGCAGCGATTCAAGCTCCGCCCTCACCCTGAGGACGGACGGCTGCAGATCCGAGCCAATCAGGGACACTCTGTGCAG GTGTGTGATCTGGACCTGAAGGCTTTACAGCCTGGTTCTCCTGATTGTCCCAGGGAGGGAATCCATGGCTCCTATCTCCGCCTCTGGCCCTCCATCCGCTCCGAGGGCCTCAGCCGCATGAACAGAACACACATACACCTGGCCCTGGGCCTACCGGGGGAGGACGGGGGCATCAGCG GCATGAGGAGAGACTGTGACTTGGCCATATTCATTGACGTCCCCAAAGCATTGTCTG AGGGTATCCAGTTCTTCTGGTCGGAGAACGGTGTATTGCTGACACCTGGGGACACTGAGGGGAAACTACTTCCCCGATACTTCAGCCGTGCCCTAAAACTAAGACCCACACGTGAGTACCccacacacgacacacactcaTGA